The Gammaproteobacteria bacterium genome contains a region encoding:
- a CDS encoding Ig-like domain-containing protein, with amino-acid sequence MDLAPTSGMTSVPAGPDPARGTARAANYRRSRVLCLAAILCLIVNCGDEVPAVLAPPPPPGLVATTVTLEPSSVTLDALGDTIRLAATVLNQNGDPMTGVPIAYTTTDASVVRVDGFGLVTAIGNGSAVVTAASGAATGVATVTVEQMVAQVRVSPDSATLIAIGDTLRLEAEALDSQGRGVPGTHVFEWSSNDSVAAVDRDGLVTAVRNGSAVVTATTGTVSGEATVNVEQAVAEVQVLPGWVTLFSVGTTAQLAARALDANGAEVPDMEFEWSNDRGAARVSATGLVTAVREGTGVVTATTASVAGSAAVTVSLLAGAAKDRAILEAVYDATEGRFWRNNRNWLSDAPLGDWYGVDTDADGRVVGLDLVANNLEGHIPPELGRLDELRELLLDAATVPQTWCYRPSSPPESSARNGSDIGWSGSARGGGSLHWLSWARRTDAGREHGAGLVTDIPMGAPLSFATGLRNGGNRLAGPIPPELGELANLETLSLDSNELSGSIPPELGKLANLKTLSLSRNRLTGTLPPELGNLIRLESLNLAVSYDLTLTPPRPRYVLSGRLPPQLGNLVRLKELDLRGHKFTGTIPSAFARLRALEYLSLTCNSLDGPIPSVVRQLRQLRHLDLSGNQFEGGIPAWMDDLDDLEFLDLASNYFLTGPIPTSVTRMTGLVRLSLGTNRLFGLIPPRLGRLTNLESLAVGNNLLTGALPPQLGNLPNLEYLSVFRNAGLTGALPRELMQVRLDDFNWQATALCAPRDRVFQSWLASILNHQGGPGCTLPPREIFTAFFEATGGAGWTNNANWLRDAPVASWFGVTVEDSLLTALDLPDNGLSGTLPPAVGDFLDLKRLDLEGNALTSRLPPDLGNLLELEALDLSGNGFSGPVPRDLAQLGTLERLDLSDNELGGALPGILTSLSSLSDFNWRNSGACAPEVAWFQTWLESVETRSGPTCDGIFSVSVAEAHLSQATQGVGGGVPLIAGRPGLVRVLATADRANDFRPSARAAFVVDGSEAHAADMALESSRGLAESLPGQLDQWYQAAIPAAALRPGVEMAVRIDPDSTMPRATLDEVRVPLDVRELPPLDLTIVPVVTGSSADANVREWVKDAEAPPVKFMRAVLPVGELNLTVREPLRIASAPDASKGAEWIVILEDIELVRKAEGGRGYWYGVVNRDGDEGIRGIALVEGRVGLGVPDAEVFAHELGHSMSLMHSPCGNPWQIDPDYPYPDGSIGVLGYDARSEELVDSSTHDLMSYCHPQWISDYNFRKALEYRLRAETSPRALAARDEPRGSRLLLRGHVSAEGQLHLDPAFALDAPAQLPSGSGPYRVEGFSTDGSRAFALDFDMEMVSEGGGSFFFLLPFAEDRIAALERIVLSGPEGTATLDRETRASPVAIVTDRATGRIRSILRGEAAEAAGATVAADGRSRAVPRERVLVSYGLPEPVP; translated from the coding sequence ATGGATCTGGCTCCGACGAGCGGGATGACATCCGTGCCGGCTGGACCCGATCCGGCGAGAGGGACGGCCCGGGCGGCGAACTACCGCCGCTCGAGAGTCCTCTGCCTGGCAGCCATCCTGTGCCTGATCGTCAACTGCGGAGACGAAGTGCCCGCGGTGCTGGCTCCGCCCCCGCCGCCCGGGCTGGTCGCCACGACCGTCACCCTGGAACCCTCGTCGGTGACGCTGGACGCGCTGGGCGACACGATTCGACTCGCCGCCACGGTGCTCAACCAGAACGGTGACCCGATGACCGGGGTTCCGATCGCGTACACGACCACCGACGCGTCGGTGGTGCGGGTGGACGGTTTCGGCCTGGTGACGGCGATCGGGAACGGGAGCGCGGTGGTGACGGCCGCGAGCGGCGCGGCGACGGGGGTCGCGACCGTGACCGTCGAGCAGATGGTGGCGCAGGTACGGGTGTCGCCCGACTCGGCCACGCTGATTGCCATCGGGGACACGTTGCGGCTGGAGGCCGAGGCCCTCGACTCGCAAGGTCGGGGGGTGCCGGGGACACACGTGTTCGAGTGGTCGAGCAACGATTCGGTGGCTGCGGTGGACAGGGACGGCCTGGTGACGGCGGTGAGGAACGGGAGCGCGGTGGTGACGGCCACCACCGGGACGGTGTCCGGCGAGGCGACGGTGAACGTGGAACAGGCCGTGGCGGAGGTGCAGGTGTTGCCTGGCTGGGTGACGCTCTTCTCCGTCGGCACCACGGCGCAGCTCGCTGCCCGGGCGCTGGACGCGAACGGGGCGGAAGTGCCCGACATGGAATTCGAGTGGTCGAACGACCGCGGGGCGGCGCGCGTGAGCGCCACGGGCCTAGTGACCGCGGTACGTGAAGGGACCGGCGTGGTGACGGCCACGACCGCATCGGTCGCGGGAAGCGCGGCGGTGACGGTGAGCCTGCTTGCGGGCGCCGCCAAGGACCGCGCGATCCTCGAAGCCGTGTACGACGCGACCGAAGGCCGTTTCTGGAGGAACAACCGCAACTGGCTCAGCGACGCGCCGCTGGGGGACTGGTACGGTGTCGATACCGACGCTGACGGACGGGTCGTCGGTCTTGACCTGGTCGCCAACAACCTGGAGGGGCACATTCCGCCCGAACTCGGTCGCCTCGATGAGCTCAGGGAGCTCCTGCTCGACGCCGCTACGGTCCCCCAGACCTGGTGCTATCGGCCGTCCAGTCCTCCCGAGTCGAGTGCGCGCAACGGAAGCGACATCGGCTGGTCCGGATCCGCACGGGGAGGCGGAAGCCTGCATTGGCTCTCGTGGGCGAGGCGCACCGACGCAGGCCGCGAGCACGGAGCCGGCTTGGTGACCGACATCCCGATGGGTGCGCCGCTCAGCTTTGCGACCGGCCTCCGGAACGGTGGCAACCGGTTGGCGGGACCCATTCCGCCCGAACTCGGCGAACTTGCCAATCTCGAGACGCTCTCTCTCGACTCGAACGAACTGTCGGGGTCGATCCCGCCGGAACTGGGAAAGCTCGCGAACCTGAAAACACTGTCGCTCTCGCGAAACCGGCTTACGGGCACGCTTCCACCCGAGCTGGGCAACCTGATCCGACTCGAGAGCCTGAACCTCGCGGTGAGCTACGATCTCACGCTCACGCCCCCGCGTCCGCGGTATGTGCTCTCGGGACGGCTCCCGCCGCAACTCGGGAATCTGGTCCGCCTGAAGGAGCTGGATCTCCGGGGACACAAGTTCACCGGCACGATCCCGTCCGCATTCGCCAGGCTCCGCGCGCTCGAATACCTGTCGCTGACCTGCAACTCGCTCGACGGCCCGATTCCTTCGGTCGTCCGGCAGCTTCGCCAACTGCGCCACCTGGATCTGTCCGGCAACCAGTTCGAAGGAGGCATCCCCGCGTGGATGGATGACCTGGACGACCTGGAATTCCTCGATCTCGCCAGCAACTACTTCCTGACCGGGCCCATACCCACGAGCGTTACGCGGATGACCGGACTGGTCCGGCTGAGCCTCGGCACCAACCGGCTCTTCGGCCTGATCCCGCCGCGACTCGGCCGCCTGACGAACCTGGAATCGCTGGCGGTGGGCAACAATCTGCTGACCGGCGCACTGCCGCCCCAGCTCGGGAATTTGCCGAACCTGGAGTACCTCTCGGTGTTCAGAAACGCCGGTCTCACCGGGGCGCTTCCCCGCGAACTCATGCAGGTCCGGTTGGACGACTTCAATTGGCAGGCCACCGCCCTGTGCGCCCCGCGCGATCGCGTATTCCAGTCATGGCTGGCGAGTATCCTCAACCACCAGGGAGGCCCTGGCTGTACGCTCCCGCCGCGCGAGATCTTCACGGCGTTCTTCGAGGCGACCGGCGGTGCGGGCTGGACCAACAACGCGAACTGGCTCAGGGATGCACCCGTGGCTTCGTGGTTCGGCGTGACCGTGGAGGACAGCCTGCTCACGGCGCTGGACCTCCCCGACAACGGGCTTTCGGGCACGCTCCCTCCCGCGGTGGGCGACTTCCTGGACCTGAAGCGTCTGGACCTGGAGGGCAACGCGCTGACGAGCCGTCTGCCCCCGGACCTCGGAAACCTGCTGGAACTCGAGGCCCTCGACCTGTCGGGCAACGGGTTTTCGGGACCGGTCCCACGCGATCTCGCGCAGCTCGGGACGCTGGAACGCCTGGACCTGTCCGACAACGAACTGGGAGGCGCGCTCCCAGGCATCCTGACCAGCCTGAGTTCGCTTTCCGACTTCAACTGGAGAAACAGCGGCGCCTGCGCCCCCGAGGTGGCATGGTTCCAGACCTGGCTCGAGTCGGTGGAGACCCGCTCCGGGCCGACCTGCGACGGGATCTTCTCGGTGTCAGTCGCGGAAGCACACCTGTCGCAGGCCACCCAGGGCGTCGGCGGCGGGGTTCCGCTCATCGCCGGGCGTCCCGGGCTTGTGCGGGTTCTGGCCACCGCGGACCGGGCCAACGACTTCAGGCCGAGTGCCCGCGCCGCGTTCGTCGTGGATGGCAGCGAGGCCCACGCGGCCGACATGGCGCTTGAATCGTCCCGCGGCCTGGCCGAGAGCCTTCCAGGGCAACTGGACCAGTGGTATCAAGCTGCGATCCCGGCGGCGGCGCTGCGTCCCGGAGTCGAGATGGCCGTGCGGATCGATCCCGACAGCACCATGCCCAGAGCGACGCTGGATGAAGTGCGGGTTCCCCTCGACGTGCGCGAGTTGCCGCCCCTGGATCTCACCATCGTACCCGTCGTGACCGGATCCAGCGCGGACGCGAACGTGCGGGAATGGGTCAAGGACGCCGAAGCTCCGCCGGTGAAGTTCATGCGGGCTGTGCTGCCGGTCGGTGAACTCAACCTGACCGTGCGCGAGCCGCTCAGAATCGCATCGGCCCCGGATGCCTCGAAGGGCGCGGAATGGATCGTCATCCTCGAGGACATCGAGCTGGTCCGGAAGGCCGAGGGCGGCCGCGGATACTGGTATGGCGTGGTGAACCGCGACGGAGACGAAGGCATTCGGGGGATCGCCCTGGTGGAGGGCCGGGTCGGGCTCGGCGTCCCCGATGCCGAGGTCTTCGCGCACGAACTGGGTCACAGCATGAGCCTCATGCACTCGCCCTGCGGGAATCCATGGCAGATCGATCCGGATTACCCCTATCCGGACGGCAGTATCGGCGTGCTCGGCTACGACGCCCGATCCGAGGAGCTGGTGGACTCCTCGACGCACGACCTGATGTCCTACTGCCATCCGCAATGGATCAGCGACTACAACTTCAGGAAGGCGCTCGAGTACCGGCTCCGCGCGGAGACCAGCCCACGCGCTCTGGCCGCCCGGGACGAACCCCGGGGAAGCCGGCTGCTGCTGCGCGGCCACGTGAGCGCCGAGGGCCAACTTCACCTGGATCCCGCGTTCGCGCTCGACGCGCCGGCGCAGCTGCCCTCGGGGTCCGGTCCCTATCGCGTCGAAGGCTTTTCCACGGATGGCAGCCGCGCGTTCGCGCTCGACTTCGACATGGAGATGGTCTCGGAGGGCGGCGGCAGCTTCTTCTTCCTTCTCCCGTTTGCCGAGGATCGCATCGCCGCACTGGAGCGCATCGTGCTCTCCGGACCGGAAGGCACCGCGACGCTGGACCGGGAGACGCGCGCGTCGCCGGTGGCCATCGTGACGGACCGCGCAACCGGACGGATCCGGTCCATCCTGCGGGGCGAGGCCGCCGAAGCGGCCGGTGCGACGGTGGCAGCTGACGGGCGTTCCAGGGCCGTGCCTCGCGAGCGCGTGCTGGTCAGCTATGGATTGCCGGAACCGGTGCCTTGA
- a CDS encoding type II toxin-antitoxin system prevent-host-death family antitoxin — protein sequence MKVNMHEAKSQLSRLARRAWQGEEVVICKSGQPWLRLIPYRERLERRQPGGLEGQIRIGPDFDADDEEIVEAFENYTLFPGTD from the coding sequence ATGAAGGTCAACATGCACGAGGCGAAGTCGCAGCTGTCGCGTCTGGCGAGACGGGCGTGGCAAGGCGAGGAGGTCGTGATCTGCAAGTCGGGACAGCCGTGGCTGCGGCTGATTCCGTATCGGGAGCGACTGGAACGCCGGCAGCCGGGTGGGCTGGAGGGCCAGATCCGCATCGGGCCCGACTTCGACGCGGACGATGAAGAGATCGTCGAGGCCTTCGAAAACTACACGCTCTTCCCGGGCACCGACTGA
- a CDS encoding cation:dicarboxylase symporter family transporter gives MWTFLALLAGLTAGGLLPGPLAPVADATATLIAWVVAIVPLLILAALSPAIATLVRRGLAGRFAGAVVLWYVFTSTVAGLIALITSAVIFRIPLTTGGRGVWTEAATMLESLGAGGASWPLLAILAGVLLGLWGARHDPTYRVLKRIADAIESAGSGLAYVMLPLILAFGITLGVRFGARLGLSHYLTMTAYTGALVLVWWTFYTFVLVRRVGRRPVGPVLSGYYVPTAVFAAGTCSSLATLPVNLANAKRVGVRDEVADFVLPFGAVVNLDASALAYVAYGPFVVSHVFGLELSWMMMLAAWPAVVLFTIAAPGLPAGMGTALWSATLFASILGLEGPAQGEFIASWIALSGGIPDMLRTATNCTGDGYTAIIFDGRFDEFFGRRRG, from the coding sequence GTGTGGACGTTTCTGGCTCTGCTGGCGGGTCTGACGGCAGGGGGTCTTCTCCCGGGCCCTCTCGCCCCCGTCGCCGACGCCACCGCCACGCTCATCGCGTGGGTGGTCGCCATTGTGCCGCTCCTGATCCTCGCGGCCCTGAGCCCGGCCATCGCCACCCTGGTGCGGCGCGGGCTGGCGGGTCGTTTCGCGGGAGCGGTGGTTCTCTGGTACGTCTTCACGTCGACCGTCGCGGGGCTCATCGCCCTCATCACTTCCGCGGTCATCTTCCGCATTCCGCTGACCACGGGCGGCCGGGGCGTGTGGACCGAAGCCGCGACGATGCTCGAGAGCCTCGGGGCGGGAGGCGCCTCGTGGCCGCTCCTGGCGATCCTCGCGGGCGTCCTGCTGGGGCTCTGGGGCGCCCGCCACGACCCGACGTACCGGGTGCTCAAGCGCATCGCCGACGCCATCGAAAGCGCGGGCAGCGGGCTCGCCTATGTGATGCTGCCGCTCATCCTCGCCTTCGGCATCACCCTGGGCGTCCGCTTCGGGGCGCGGCTGGGGCTGTCCCACTACCTCACCATGACGGCCTACACGGGCGCGCTCGTGCTCGTCTGGTGGACGTTCTACACGTTCGTGCTCGTGCGCCGGGTCGGGCGCCGGCCCGTAGGACCGGTGCTGAGCGGATACTACGTCCCCACGGCCGTGTTCGCCGCGGGCACGTGCTCGTCGCTGGCGACGCTCCCCGTCAACCTCGCCAACGCCAAGCGGGTCGGCGTGCGCGACGAGGTGGCCGACTTCGTGCTGCCGTTCGGCGCGGTGGTGAACCTGGACGCCAGCGCGCTGGCCTACGTCGCCTACGGGCCCTTCGTCGTGAGCCACGTCTTCGGCCTGGAACTCAGTTGGATGATGATGCTGGCCGCGTGGCCCGCCGTCGTGCTCTTCACCATCGCCGCTCCGGGGCTGCCCGCGGGGATGGGGACGGCGCTCTGGAGCGCGACCCTCTTCGCGAGCATTCTGGGGCTCGAGGGCCCGGCGCAGGGTGAGTTCATCGCGAGCTGGATCGCCCTCTCCGGAGGCATCCCCGACATGCTGCGCACCGCGACCAACTGTACCGGGGACGGCTACACCGCGATCATCTTCGATGGCCGGTTCGACGAGTTCTTCGGGAGGAGACGTGGCTGA
- a CDS encoding aminotransferase class V-fold PLP-dependent enzyme encodes MASEESLPGFRPQAIPRRSFLRRSAGALALAPVVPVGQLALLGGRDGAGAEHTTGPAAEAALRPTGQTAPQEAWVARARAEIPASTGSLYFQTGGIGPSPEAVIDHVQERLAFQNESPAEPRIATDMGRIEPDLRAQLGRVFGAGTDEVALTHSTSEGISIVAWSLNWMPGDEVVISNTEHPANVIPWYVLRDRFGIVIREIDLSTGTGLLDEVRGQLSDRTRMVSVSHVSRNNGRTLRTDESAELGALLRSRAVRYHLDGAQGPGCVPTDFRALGCDCYSTCGHKWLLGPKGTGALFVRREVLDDVQLSWAGSHSHATMDYEGAYTLLPSAARYEFGTRALADFAGFARAVEWMEDVGLARVEERIQSLVDHAIEAVDGTDGLGVSSPRTRPDRSGVFVIELPEGCDATQLYNELREDDGILASPVRQPRDFRLSIHFFNTRDEIDAAIAAIGARCG; translated from the coding sequence ATGGCTTCAGAAGAATCTCTACCGGGATTCAGGCCCCAGGCGATCCCCCGACGCAGCTTTCTTCGCCGATCTGCGGGGGCGCTGGCGCTGGCTCCGGTGGTGCCGGTTGGGCAGCTCGCCCTGCTGGGCGGGCGGGATGGCGCGGGCGCTGAGCACACGACCGGCCCGGCGGCGGAAGCGGCTTTGCGACCGACCGGCCAGACAGCACCCCAAGAGGCCTGGGTCGCCCGCGCCCGCGCCGAAATCCCGGCCTCGACCGGCAGCCTCTACTTCCAGACCGGCGGCATCGGCCCCTCCCCCGAGGCGGTTATCGACCACGTCCAGGAGCGTCTCGCCTTCCAGAACGAAAGCCCCGCCGAGCCCCGCATCGCAACCGACATGGGCCGCATCGAACCCGACCTGCGGGCGCAGCTCGGGCGCGTATTCGGCGCCGGAACCGATGAGGTCGCGCTCACCCACAGCACCTCGGAGGGAATCTCCATCGTCGCATGGAGCCTCAACTGGATGCCGGGCGACGAGGTCGTGATCTCCAACACGGAGCATCCCGCAAACGTCATCCCGTGGTACGTCCTGCGGGACCGGTTCGGGATCGTGATCCGTGAGATCGACCTGAGCACGGGGACGGGACTCCTCGACGAGGTGCGCGGCCAGCTCTCGGACCGCACGCGCATGGTGAGCGTCAGCCATGTGTCCCGGAACAACGGACGGACGCTGCGTACCGATGAATCCGCCGAACTGGGCGCGCTGCTCCGCTCCCGCGCCGTGCGCTACCACCTCGACGGCGCGCAGGGCCCCGGCTGCGTCCCCACCGACTTCCGCGCACTCGGCTGCGACTGCTATTCCACCTGCGGCCACAAGTGGCTCCTGGGACCCAAGGGGACAGGCGCGCTCTTCGTACGGCGGGAGGTGCTCGACGACGTCCAGCTCAGTTGGGCAGGCTCGCACAGTCACGCAACCATGGACTACGAAGGCGCCTACACCCTGCTTCCGAGCGCCGCCCGCTACGAATTCGGCACGCGCGCCCTCGCGGACTTCGCCGGTTTCGCGCGCGCTGTGGAGTGGATGGAGGACGTCGGTCTGGCGCGGGTCGAGGAGCGGATCCAGTCCCTGGTCGACCACGCGATCGAGGCGGTCGACGGCACGGACGGGCTGGGCGTGTCGTCCCCGCGCACGCGGCCGGACCGGTCGGGCGTGTTCGTCATCGAACTGCCCGAAGGGTGCGACGCCACGCAGCTCTACAACGAACTGCGCGAAGACGATGGGATCCTCGCGTCGCCCGTCCGGCAGCCGCGCGATTTCCGGCTGTCGATCCACTTCTTCAACACCCGCGACGAGATCGACGCGGCGATCGCCGCGATTGGGGCGCGGTGCGGGTGA
- a CDS encoding HAD-IA family hydrolase, protein MKAVLFDLLSALIDSWSLWDDIAGSEERGRRWRFEYLRLTYGTGAYVPYLDLVEESAAAVGLPRAFAGELEARWDELAPWPGAGAALRRIARRMPIGVATNCSQVLGVRAAELVGAPFRSVVTAESAGFYKPDPRMYDAGVEALGVPSAEVLFVAGSPRDIRGAVAAGLKVVWHNPAGLDGGGAEKLAVAVVDDLRKLDGVIASI, encoded by the coding sequence GTGAAAGCCGTCCTCTTCGACCTGCTCTCGGCGCTGATCGACTCGTGGTCGCTCTGGGACGACATCGCGGGGAGCGAGGAGCGCGGGCGTCGTTGGCGCTTCGAGTACTTGCGGCTCACGTACGGGACCGGCGCCTACGTGCCGTACCTGGATCTCGTGGAGGAGTCGGCGGCCGCCGTCGGCCTGCCGCGCGCGTTCGCCGGCGAGCTGGAGGCGCGCTGGGACGAACTGGCCCCGTGGCCGGGGGCGGGAGCGGCGTTGCGGCGAATTGCCCGAAGAATGCCGATCGGCGTCGCGACCAACTGCTCCCAGGTGCTGGGCGTGCGCGCGGCCGAGCTGGTCGGAGCCCCTTTTCGCTCGGTCGTCACGGCCGAATCGGCAGGGTTCTACAAGCCCGACCCGCGCATGTATGACGCGGGCGTGGAAGCCCTCGGCGTCCCCTCGGCCGAGGTGTTGTTCGTGGCCGGTTCGCCGCGCGACATCCGGGGCGCGGTCGCGGCGGGCCTCAAGGTCGTGTGGCACAATCCGGCGGGGCTGGATGGGGGCGGGGCGGAGAAGCTCGCTGTCGCGGTGGTCGACGATCTGAGGAAGCTGGACGGCGTGATCGCCAGTATCTAG
- a CDS encoding type II toxin-antitoxin system VapC family toxin, whose protein sequence is MRLLLDTDTFLWWVSDWGEIDETARDAIADPGNEVFVSAVSGLEIAVRKAKGRLVAPDSLSAVVEAKQFEHLPLTFEHVERAAVLPLHHRDPFDRMLIAQAQAEGLVLVTRDERMRLYDVLTMAV, encoded by the coding sequence ATGCGCCTTCTCCTGGACACGGACACGTTTCTGTGGTGGGTGTCGGATTGGGGTGAAATCGACGAGACCGCCCGGGATGCCATCGCCGATCCCGGAAACGAGGTCTTCGTAAGTGCGGTGTCAGGTTTGGAAATCGCGGTCAGGAAGGCCAAGGGTCGGCTCGTCGCGCCGGACAGCCTGAGCGCGGTGGTCGAGGCGAAGCAGTTCGAGCACCTTCCGCTGACCTTCGAGCACGTCGAGAGAGCCGCGGTTCTGCCGCTGCATCATCGTGACCCGTTCGACCGGATGCTGATTGCGCAGGCGCAAGCCGAAGGGCTTGTCCTCGTCACAAGAGACGAGCGCATGCGTCTGTATGACGTCCTGACCATGGCGGTCTGA
- a CDS encoding DUF1080 domain-containing protein: protein MAGGRAGSQVSGLLAVALFAGCVLAAACADAADAPEQTTPDSDMAAPGTAQAAAPNTLTDAERDAGWRLLFDGETTDGWRGYNRESFPDTGWAVIDGVLVVGATAVDPDVPVGGDIVTTESFADFDLRFEFMLSEVANSGVLYRVIEEEGAEIWFNAPEYQVLDDTAYIEMGTMDMRTHLTGDNYDLHAAGEKTLHGPGEWNEGRIRIANNHVEHWLNGVKTVEYELGSPEWEALVGASKFAPYPRYGRAASGPIGLQDHGRNVFYRNIKILPLGPVSLFNGEDLDGWRVHGTERWYVENGELVCESGPDAEYGYLTTEQLFKDFDLTVDFRQEADGNSGVFFRSSVEGTVVTGWQAEVAPPGLFTGGIYESYGRGWLVQPDPALDAALKMGDWNTLRVRAVGDRVTTWLNGTRMVDFEDAQIGEAEGSIALQIHDGGGIKVRWRNLRIVDLGG, encoded by the coding sequence ATGGCTGGAGGAAGAGCGGGATCGCAAGTCAGCGGGCTGCTCGCGGTGGCGCTGTTCGCGGGGTGCGTCCTGGCCGCGGCGTGCGCAGATGCCGCCGACGCTCCGGAGCAGACCACGCCCGATTCCGACATGGCCGCTCCGGGGACGGCACAGGCTGCAGCCCCCAACACCCTCACCGACGCCGAGCGCGACGCCGGCTGGCGCCTCCTCTTCGACGGCGAGACCACGGATGGCTGGCGCGGCTACAACCGCGAGTCCTTCCCCGACACGGGTTGGGCGGTGATCGACGGCGTGCTTGTGGTCGGAGCAACCGCCGTGGATCCCGATGTCCCGGTGGGCGGCGACATCGTCACCACCGAGTCCTTCGCGGACTTCGACCTCAGATTCGAGTTCATGCTCTCGGAGGTGGCCAACAGCGGCGTCCTCTACCGCGTGATCGAGGAGGAAGGCGCCGAGATCTGGTTCAACGCCCCCGAGTATCAGGTGCTCGACGACACCGCGTATATCGAGATGGGCACGATGGACATGCGCACCCACCTCACCGGCGACAACTACGACCTGCACGCCGCGGGCGAGAAGACCCTGCACGGCCCCGGCGAGTGGAACGAGGGCCGCATCCGCATCGCGAACAACCATGTGGAGCACTGGCTGAACGGCGTGAAGACGGTGGAGTACGAGCTCGGCTCGCCGGAGTGGGAGGCACTGGTCGGGGCCAGCAAGTTCGCGCCCTATCCGCGCTACGGGCGCGCGGCCTCGGGTCCCATCGGGCTCCAGGACCACGGGCGCAACGTCTTCTATCGCAACATCAAGATTCTTCCGCTGGGGCCGGTTTCGCTCTTCAACGGCGAGGACCTCGACGGCTGGCGCGTGCACGGAACCGAGCGCTGGTATGTCGAGAACGGGGAACTGGTGTGCGAAAGCGGCCCTGATGCCGAATACGGCTACCTGACGACAGAACAGTTATTTAAAGACTTCGATCTGACCGTCGACTTCAGGCAGGAGGCGGACGGCAACAGCGGTGTGTTCTTCCGCTCCAGCGTGGAGGGCACGGTCGTGACCGGCTGGCAGGCCGAAGTGGCGCCGCCGGGACTCTTCACCGGCGGGATCTACGAGTCCTACGGGCGCGGCTGGCTGGTGCAGCCCGATCCGGCGCTCGACGCTGCGCTGAAGATGGGCGACTGGAACACGCTGCGGGTCCGGGCGGTGGGCGACCGGGTCACGACCTGGCTGAACGGGACCCGCATGGTGGATTTCGAGGATGCACAGATCGGCGAAGCCGAGGGGTCGATCGCGCTCCAGATCCACGATGGCGGCGGGATCAAGGTGCGCTGGCGGAATCTCCGGATAGTGGACCTCGGGGGATGA
- a CDS encoding ATP-binding protein: protein MIDTTLYPRFVEPHLLDALADSPAVLIHGPRQCGKTTLARIVGASRGYRYVTFDDDVVRGAAEEDPLGFAAALPARVILDEVQRAPSLFTALKMEIDRRRVPGRFLLTGSTHVLLVPKLSESLAGRLQTLRLHPLAQCELEQSDSGFLDALFAAEFAIGHTARLGDRLPARIVAGGYPAALTRPPGRRRANWYNDHVNALVQHDVRDLASIRKLDILPRLLAAAASQTARMFNASDLAAPFEVSRPTIRDYTTLLERVFLVERVPAWHSNRLSRLIKRPKLHLCDTGIASSLLGLDGPALAYDRTLLGQLLETFVFQELRRQASWNDARMSFHHFRNKDGAEVDIVIERGATGVAGVEVKASGTVGTGDFRGLRKLREALRERFAAGVVLYDGEATVPFGDRLFAVPLRQLMEGAG, encoded by the coding sequence ATGATCGACACCACGTTGTATCCCCGTTTCGTCGAGCCGCACCTGCTTGACGCGCTCGCCGACTCGCCGGCGGTCCTGATTCACGGGCCCCGCCAGTGCGGCAAGACCACGTTGGCGCGGATCGTGGGAGCGTCGCGCGGATACAGGTACGTCACCTTCGACGACGATGTGGTTCGCGGCGCCGCCGAGGAGGATCCGCTGGGGTTCGCCGCTGCCCTCCCCGCGCGAGTCATTCTGGACGAAGTGCAGCGAGCGCCTTCGCTGTTCACGGCCCTCAAGATGGAGATCGACCGGCGGCGCGTCCCCGGACGATTCCTGCTCACCGGCTCCACGCATGTGCTCCTGGTGCCGAAACTCTCGGAATCGCTGGCTGGCCGCCTTCAGACGCTCCGGCTCCATCCGCTGGCGCAGTGCGAGCTGGAACAGAGTGACTCCGGTTTCCTGGATGCGCTGTTCGCAGCCGAATTCGCGATCGGACACACTGCCCGGCTGGGTGACCGCCTTCCTGCTCGCATCGTCGCCGGCGGGTATCCGGCAGCGCTTACCCGTCCGCCGGGCCGTCGGCGCGCCAACTGGTACAACGATCACGTCAATGCCTTGGTCCAGCACGATGTACGCGACCTCGCGAGCATCCGGAAGCTCGACATCCTTCCGCGGCTGCTCGCGGCCGCCGCAAGCCAGACCGCGAGGATGTTCAACGCGAGCGACCTGGCCGCGCCTTTCGAGGTGAGTCGGCCGACGATACGCGACTACACGACGCTGCTTGAGCGGGTCTTCCTTGTGGAGCGCGTTCCGGCCTGGCACAGCAACCGCTTGAGCCGGCTCATCAAGCGGCCGAAGTTACACCTGTGCGACACTGGAATCGCCTCTTCGCTTCTTGGCCTGGACGGTCCGGCTCTGGCTTACGACCGTACCTTGCTCGGCCAGCTTCTCGAGACCTTCGTGTTCCAGGAACTTCGGCGACAGGCCAGCTGGAACGATGCGCGCATGTCCTTCCACCACTTCCGCAACAAGGACGGGGCGGAGGTGGACATCGTCATCGAGCGTGGTGCTACCGGGGTCGCGGGCGTCGAGGTCAAGGCGTCGGGGACGGTGGGAACAGGGGACTTTCGCGGTCTCCGCAAGCTCCGGGAGGCACTGCGAGAGCGATTCGCCGCTGGCGTGGTCCTGTACGATGGGGAAGCCACGGTGCCGTTTGGCGATCGGCTGTTTGCGGTGCCGCTGCGGCAGCTCATGGAGGGCGCCGGATAG